The following are from one region of the Anomaloglossus baeobatrachus isolate aAnoBae1 chromosome 1, aAnoBae1.hap1, whole genome shotgun sequence genome:
- the LOC142293615 gene encoding uncharacterized protein LOC142293615 isoform X2, with the protein MKFLSCGIDSAKGDIQREWSPELYKPAGPWNDELYSNQECGKNRQQRITSGAYYNCRTRNAVYVLICSCPKLYVGETTQEIRRRVQQHFSSINTAGADLKKVLCARLDEIFKQMMRKEGCTNGKRGRHRSPSMRSPFYLLYTANWFQGNVMPRYHVILGTITKM; encoded by the exons ATTCTGCAAAAGGGGATATCCAAAGAGAGTGGTCTCCGGAGCTTTACAAACCTGCAGGACCATGGAACGACGAACTCTACTCCAACCAAGAATGCGGAAAAAACAGACAACA ACGAATCACTTCTGGGGCATATTACAACTGCCGGACCAGGAATGCAGTTTACGTCCTCATTTGCAGTTGCCCCAAACTGTATGTGGGCGAAACCACACAGGAGATAAGAAGGAGAGTACAACAGCACTTTTCAAGTATCAACACAGCCGGTGCAGACCTAAAGAAGG TTCTGTGTGCTCGCTTGGATGAGATATTCAAGCAAATGATGAGAAAGGAAGGATGTACAAACGGGAAAAGAGGAAGACACCGATCCCCATCTATGAGATCTCCTTTTTACCTTCTCTACACTGCCAATTGGTTCCAGGGGAATGTCATGCCCCGTTATCACGTGATCTTGGGGACCATAACCAAAATGTGA